In Anaeromusa acidaminophila DSM 3853, the following proteins share a genomic window:
- the nrdD gene encoding anaerobic ribonucleoside-triphosphate reductase, with product MTNLARASFKAIRKRDGRLVSFDLGKITEAIFAAAKAVGGTKKELAKLLAEKVYFQLQSTYQPGQIFSVEDVQDVVEKVLIEEGHAATAKAYILYRAERNRARTAQLGIMDAIESSLQETDRENANVGNCFSAKLLKIAEIASKAYYLSRVLDQEVGDMHERGDIHIHDLAHYSTTLNCLQVPLGKLLAKGFNNGHGFIRSPKRPGSAGALAAIILQSSQNDMFGGQSYAFFDRDMAPYFEGVEEKECFQAMEAFIYNLNSMHSRAGAQVPFSSLNLGTDTTPAGRMVTKQVLLAFEKGLGRGENPIFPNIIFKLKHGVNFDPGDPNYDLFQLAMRVAARRLNPTFSFMDSSFNAPYGDQVGYMGCRTRVMGNLCGPEVTDGRGNLHFTTINLPRLALKTLRAGEGIESFEAQLRKVMAKVIAQLLHRTDLQGRQKVKDLPFVMGQELYLDSEKLSEEDPIAPVLRQGTISVGFIGLAETLVALVGKHHGESAEAQELGTSIVSLMREICDEAAELYGLNITLIATPAEGLSGRFTKLDQKEFGVVPGVTDREYYTNSFHVPVHYTISAYEKIRIEGPYHKFTNAGHISYVEFSAPPLNNLNAVETLLRHMSECDFGYAGINFPVDFCEGCGYTGLVQDECPSCGATQIRRVRRITGYLSTEERFNSGKAAELHDRIGHISCER from the coding sequence ATGACAAATCTTGCGCGCGCATCCTTTAAGGCCATCCGTAAACGTGACGGCCGCCTGGTATCTTTCGATCTTGGAAAGATTACCGAAGCTATTTTCGCCGCAGCTAAAGCTGTTGGCGGAACCAAAAAAGAACTGGCTAAACTGTTGGCTGAAAAGGTGTATTTTCAATTGCAAAGTACCTATCAGCCTGGGCAAATCTTCAGTGTAGAAGATGTCCAAGATGTCGTTGAAAAAGTCCTGATTGAAGAAGGACACGCAGCGACCGCAAAAGCGTACATCTTGTATCGTGCGGAGCGCAACCGTGCACGGACTGCTCAATTAGGCATTATGGATGCCATTGAAAGTAGCCTACAAGAAACTGACCGGGAAAATGCCAATGTAGGCAATTGTTTTTCGGCCAAATTGCTCAAAATTGCTGAAATTGCGAGCAAAGCGTATTACCTCAGCCGGGTTCTGGACCAAGAAGTAGGAGATATGCATGAACGTGGAGATATTCATATCCACGATCTTGCCCATTATTCGACCACGTTGAATTGCTTGCAGGTGCCATTGGGTAAATTGCTTGCAAAGGGGTTTAATAATGGACATGGGTTCATTCGCTCTCCCAAACGGCCCGGATCAGCCGGCGCCTTGGCTGCGATTATTTTGCAAAGCAGCCAAAACGATATGTTCGGCGGACAAAGCTATGCTTTTTTCGATCGGGACATGGCCCCCTATTTTGAAGGAGTCGAGGAAAAAGAATGCTTCCAGGCCATGGAGGCGTTCATTTACAATCTCAACTCCATGCACAGCCGCGCAGGTGCGCAGGTGCCGTTTTCCAGCCTGAACTTAGGTACCGACACTACGCCAGCTGGGCGAATGGTTACCAAGCAAGTGCTGTTGGCCTTTGAAAAAGGATTAGGCCGCGGCGAAAACCCGATTTTCCCCAATATTATTTTTAAACTCAAACATGGGGTTAATTTTGATCCAGGCGATCCCAATTATGATTTATTCCAATTGGCCATGCGCGTGGCCGCTCGGCGTCTCAACCCTACTTTTAGCTTTATGGATTCGTCCTTTAACGCGCCCTATGGCGATCAAGTAGGCTACATGGGCTGCCGGACCCGCGTAATGGGTAATCTTTGCGGACCTGAGGTCACCGACGGTAGAGGAAACCTTCACTTTACGACCATTAACTTGCCTCGCTTGGCGTTAAAAACGCTCCGCGCAGGAGAAGGCATTGAGTCTTTTGAAGCACAACTTCGAAAAGTAATGGCAAAAGTGATCGCGCAGCTATTGCATCGGACTGATCTGCAAGGACGTCAAAAGGTAAAAGACTTGCCGTTTGTAATGGGCCAAGAATTGTATCTTGATTCGGAAAAGCTTTCCGAAGAAGACCCGATTGCTCCGGTATTGCGTCAAGGCACTATTTCTGTCGGCTTTATTGGCCTGGCGGAAACCCTAGTGGCCTTAGTAGGAAAGCACCATGGCGAAAGCGCAGAAGCACAAGAATTGGGAACCAGTATTGTGTCGTTAATGCGCGAAATTTGCGATGAGGCAGCCGAATTATACGGGCTTAACATTACGCTGATTGCGACTCCGGCAGAAGGTTTGTCCGGACGGTTTACCAAGTTGGATCAGAAAGAATTTGGAGTAGTTCCCGGTGTTACGGACCGAGAATACTACACGAATTCCTTTCATGTCCCGGTTCACTACACGATCAGCGCCTATGAGAAGATTCGTATTGAAGGCCCCTATCACAAATTCACTAACGCCGGGCATATCAGCTATGTAGAATTCAGTGCGCCGCCGCTGAACAATCTGAATGCAGTTGAAACACTTTTGCGGCATATGAGCGAGTGCGATTTTGGATACGCCGGTATCAATTTCCCCGTTGATTTTTGCGAAGGCTGCGGGTACACAGGGCTTGTGCAAGACGAATGCCCAAGTTGCGGCGCTACGCAAATTCGCCGGGTTCGCAGAATTACCGGATATCTTTCGACGGAAGAACGGTTTAACTCCGGGAAAGCCGCCGAGCTTCATGATCGGATTGGCCATATATCTTGCGAGCGTTAG
- a CDS encoding PcfJ domain-containing protein, translating into MAKWDERANPINPWIARGDNVYCPFCGKHHKREDQLVVSPGKFIPSDLQIQLQAFKGKVKVIVKASIFSFGKQFSYKAGTVREVFDFDVLNRRCTFSKETRICGSEVTKTTLNCGHPLNASWVKNSVLWYLMYGSRIIKENRSTLVSFNRLLREELTKRIIQRDGRSPLGGSLYHGKSYRFGQLLLTEMANYMARVIVPEMENQDRVLAHAFENETDPLWDFVKTDSLTSETWGCDSIGGFLKDCGILDTKLARSEALRSPRLLEYLAPIYETISNPNLQMRMYQAAKLRCFSNKKTIYSVFLPWLCRVYGEKAAVRFMETKSDSEIQDCCRMIADLLPQTLEKIEGEDRPRLRELHDRLVDVLRKQKVADYLFEIPEAIQRRVAMQVESFQFMLPERRHELFNWGDSLNICVGSVSAYGENMAKGKTLLIGVADDKGKLCACLEIDQAKRSIVQAKRKGNKPVSSDTVVNQAVLDWATKSEFLISTKDVADSSSNVSLVATA; encoded by the coding sequence GTGGCAAAATGGGATGAGCGAGCCAATCCGATAAATCCATGGATCGCGCGCGGAGATAATGTATATTGCCCATTTTGCGGGAAACACCATAAGAGAGAGGATCAGCTGGTCGTTTCGCCGGGTAAGTTTATTCCTTCGGATTTGCAAATCCAATTGCAAGCATTCAAAGGGAAAGTCAAAGTCATTGTTAAAGCCTCCATCTTTTCATTTGGTAAACAGTTTTCTTATAAAGCAGGAACGGTTCGGGAGGTATTTGATTTTGATGTACTAAACCGGCGTTGTACGTTTAGTAAAGAAACGAGAATATGCGGTTCGGAAGTAACGAAAACGACATTGAATTGCGGACATCCGTTAAACGCCAGCTGGGTTAAAAACTCCGTATTGTGGTATTTGATGTATGGGAGCCGAATCATAAAGGAAAATCGCTCAACATTGGTTTCTTTTAACCGTCTTTTGCGCGAAGAGCTTACAAAGCGAATCATTCAAAGAGACGGTCGGTCTCCTTTAGGTGGCTCTTTATATCATGGGAAATCGTATCGTTTCGGACAATTACTGCTAACAGAGATGGCTAACTATATGGCCCGCGTTATTGTGCCGGAAATGGAAAACCAGGATCGGGTTTTGGCACACGCGTTTGAGAACGAGACAGATCCGTTATGGGACTTTGTTAAAACCGACTCGCTAACCAGCGAAACCTGGGGTTGTGACAGCATTGGCGGATTTTTGAAAGACTGCGGAATCTTAGACACGAAACTAGCGCGGAGTGAAGCCCTACGAAGCCCACGGCTGCTAGAGTATCTTGCGCCGATTTATGAAACGATAAGCAATCCCAATCTTCAGATGCGAATGTACCAAGCAGCAAAATTGAGGTGTTTTTCAAATAAGAAAACGATTTACTCGGTATTTCTGCCTTGGTTATGCCGCGTATATGGGGAAAAAGCGGCCGTTCGGTTTATGGAGACCAAATCAGACTCAGAAATTCAAGATTGTTGCCGCATGATAGCAGATCTACTTCCTCAGACTTTAGAGAAGATCGAAGGAGAGGACCGGCCGCGGTTGCGCGAGTTACATGACCGGTTAGTAGATGTTTTGCGGAAACAGAAGGTCGCAGACTATCTATTTGAAATTCCGGAAGCCATTCAGCGGCGTGTTGCCATGCAGGTAGAATCGTTCCAGTTTATGCTGCCGGAACGGCGGCATGAGCTATTCAATTGGGGGGATTCACTCAATATCTGCGTAGGCTCTGTCAGCGCTTATGGAGAAAATATGGCTAAGGGAAAAACCTTGCTTATTGGTGTTGCGGACGATAAAGGCAAGCTATGCGCGTGCCTTGAGATTGATCAGGCGAAGAGAAGTATTGTTCAGGCCAAAAGGAAGGGGAACAAACCAGTATCCAGCGATACGGTAGTAAATCAAGCGGTACTGGATTGGGCGACAAAATCGGAGTTTTTAATTTCAACGAAAGATGTTGCCGATAGTTCTTCTAATGTCTCTCTAGTCGCAACGGCGTAA
- a CDS encoding N-6 DNA methylase — translation MLADLFLFGSMPLFQHSYVDPSSPFTSMPAEMLAALAKSLPKTNTRRLSSRPVEAIPVFKAPLAPLRQLDHFFFSPFQSVEVKNQEEQWEANMAALELLKTLQGSQQKPTEEEKAILARYSGWGGLAEVFLRHYRPEKQIKWHPRRERLEKLVSAQELEILRSSVLTSFYTPVWLIRLLWQAVEQMGFSGGRVLDPSMGTGRFFGSMPEPLVRNSQLTGIEIDPVSLSIAQYLYPEAVTRQSGFETEKLPNEYFDLAITNLPFGDIRVFDAEYKKQNVYIHNHFAIKALDKVRPGGLGVFITSVGTMQSTEEGRTARKLLSSRADLLGAMRLPQGTFNSAGTSTAADILFFRKRKENDAPVDDSWTETVFTGFKPAFMKAPLSISSYYDKNPSNQIGIMALDGQYGNRLTLLPDSQKDIQAEAKRLIDLLPADGYWPNGKRKEKPKKVQKQLGSYQVVKGELVQVLGDGNTIPFEGSEDQKQRVLGQIKIRNAAKKLFYMQRQLSNDMELKPYQRQLTEVYEDFVGYFGFLSQRQNRRAFAVDPDAGMLLALEEPGPSAAEPFQKAAIFTRRTIWPELVIDKTLSPIDALSVCLHEKGEVCLERIASLTQLTVAQIQTELGGRIYRNPATREWETAEQYLYGDVKTKLAVAQKAAEDEPAYSDNVKALEAVQPEDVSYDLIDARLGAPWIPESVIEDFIDYLLDERKVATVRYMSKCAEWKIEYAKSFSYSSAANVQVWGTSRKPASELMDYALNQRLVEVKDMVVDPLSGREKSVVNHRETLMARHMVEKLKDAFKTWIWEDDTRRSQLAELYNAKYNYMRLRSYDGSHMLFPGLNQSITLRSHQKDAIWRILQEPTVLLGHQVGAGKTLVMQAAGMELRRVGMAQKPCYCIPTFNFEDFVQKFRDAYPEARLLVLKAEDLPGLSGVKKFAETQQEYDQRCLENRALRYGKLYRIIAGDWDGVIISHELFRRLAVSEELEREFIMMQVHDLECCILEAEGSEERFDKRMLKSLEKRKMNLLARLEAQLDAEKRDIGIPFEELGIDALFVDESDLFKNLAFPTKMSRVAGVQNSGSERAMDLFMKVRWLCREGRKVVFATGTPISNTVAEMFTLKRYLYYEEMQKRGLACFDAWAATFGEVINSLERSPDGQSWRTVSRFANFINVPEMISMFRNFADIKMEKDLNLPKPTLETGSRIVVTINPSPELRQYVEKDIMERVEKIRNGSVKPEEDNMLKVTGDMRKASLDIRLVLPGAKVEGAECSKIDRLVEIVKENWELTAAEKGAQAIFCDISVPKPGAAKPTLTESANEEDTEQQDIVVYEDIYRKLVKAGIPQEEIVFVHSAKTAAKKQELFKKLNEGIYRVIIGSTGKMGAGANYQDRLYAEHHLDCPWRPRDIEQREGRILRQGNRFKEVRIYAYVTEQSADGWLWQTVKGKARFIAQALCGDLTQRTLADMEQTVLGFAEIEALATGNPMILEKFQVEGDIERLQALKSKWINDRFRMRDGLLDIPKHIESLERKIAGYQSDIANRIPTKGDTFSIELGGVVYTSRTDAQSVLNKWYEQNATKYLQKVLEESIGTFAGFEVRAGVRWFFEKADYYLEVVGSHRYPAGPSIASLERAIAHRPEERLEETKTKLKQARAKLAVYQNCSTDSFEQEEELERAKKRLAEIEAVLGINQTANQAS, via the coding sequence ATGTTAGCCGATTTATTTCTATTTGGCAGTATGCCACTGTTCCAACACTCATATGTTGACCCATCATCGCCATTTACATCTATGCCGGCAGAGATGCTGGCGGCTTTAGCCAAATCACTTCCTAAAACAAACACTCGCAGGTTGTCGTCTAGGCCGGTAGAAGCTATTCCGGTTTTTAAAGCGCCTCTGGCGCCGCTGCGGCAGCTGGATCATTTCTTTTTCTCGCCGTTCCAATCGGTGGAGGTAAAGAATCAAGAAGAGCAATGGGAAGCGAATATGGCGGCCTTGGAGCTACTGAAAACTCTTCAGGGGAGTCAACAAAAACCAACGGAAGAGGAAAAGGCGATCTTGGCTCGGTATAGTGGTTGGGGCGGGTTAGCGGAGGTATTTCTTCGGCATTACCGACCAGAAAAGCAGATCAAGTGGCATCCTCGCAGAGAGCGGCTGGAAAAGCTGGTTTCAGCCCAGGAGTTGGAGATTCTTCGTTCGTCGGTTCTAACCTCGTTTTATACCCCCGTATGGTTGATTCGCTTATTATGGCAAGCGGTGGAGCAAATGGGGTTTTCGGGCGGCAGGGTTTTGGATCCCTCCATGGGAACGGGGCGGTTCTTCGGCAGTATGCCGGAACCGTTGGTGCGAAACAGCCAGCTTACAGGCATTGAGATTGATCCAGTTAGCCTTTCTATTGCTCAATACCTCTATCCAGAAGCAGTTACTCGGCAGTCCGGTTTCGAAACGGAAAAACTGCCAAATGAATATTTCGACCTGGCCATAACCAATTTACCCTTTGGCGATATTCGCGTGTTTGATGCGGAGTATAAAAAGCAGAATGTGTATATTCACAATCATTTTGCGATCAAAGCATTAGACAAGGTTCGCCCGGGAGGGTTGGGAGTTTTTATCACTAGCGTAGGGACGATGCAATCAACTGAAGAAGGAAGAACGGCAAGGAAACTATTGTCCTCGCGGGCGGACTTGTTGGGAGCCATGCGGCTGCCGCAAGGAACCTTTAACTCGGCAGGAACATCTACGGCTGCGGATATCTTATTTTTTCGTAAGCGAAAAGAAAATGATGCGCCAGTGGATGATTCTTGGACCGAAACGGTATTTACCGGCTTTAAGCCTGCGTTTATGAAAGCGCCGTTGTCGATTAGTTCCTACTATGATAAGAATCCTTCTAATCAAATCGGCATTATGGCATTAGACGGTCAGTATGGCAACCGCCTGACGTTATTACCGGATTCCCAAAAAGATATTCAAGCGGAAGCCAAGCGTCTGATTGACTTACTGCCAGCCGATGGCTATTGGCCAAATGGGAAACGCAAGGAAAAGCCTAAAAAGGTTCAAAAGCAACTTGGTTCGTATCAGGTTGTGAAAGGTGAGTTGGTGCAAGTCTTAGGGGACGGAAATACAATCCCCTTTGAAGGTTCAGAAGATCAAAAGCAGCGCGTGCTAGGACAGATCAAAATCAGAAATGCTGCCAAAAAGTTATTTTATATGCAACGGCAGCTTAGCAATGATATGGAACTAAAACCATATCAGCGCCAGCTAACTGAAGTATATGAAGACTTCGTGGGGTATTTTGGATTCTTGTCCCAGCGGCAAAACCGGCGAGCCTTTGCTGTCGATCCGGACGCGGGCATGTTGTTGGCTTTAGAAGAGCCTGGCCCTTCAGCGGCAGAACCTTTTCAAAAGGCAGCTATTTTCACTAGACGCACAATTTGGCCGGAGCTGGTTATTGATAAGACTCTTTCGCCTATAGATGCGTTATCGGTGTGCTTGCATGAAAAAGGGGAGGTTTGCCTGGAACGGATTGCGTCATTAACGCAACTTACGGTGGCGCAAATTCAAACCGAGCTAGGCGGCCGAATTTATCGAAATCCCGCGACAAGAGAGTGGGAGACAGCCGAACAGTACCTATATGGGGATGTTAAAACAAAGCTTGCGGTAGCGCAAAAAGCTGCAGAAGACGAGCCGGCGTATAGCGACAATGTGAAAGCATTGGAAGCGGTTCAACCAGAGGATGTCTCGTATGACCTAATCGATGCTCGCTTGGGCGCCCCATGGATTCCCGAATCAGTAATTGAAGATTTCATCGATTACCTTTTGGATGAAAGAAAGGTGGCCACGGTGCGGTACATGAGTAAATGCGCCGAGTGGAAAATAGAGTACGCAAAATCCTTCTCTTATTCAAGCGCAGCCAATGTTCAGGTATGGGGAACATCTAGAAAACCGGCTTCGGAGCTAATGGACTATGCACTCAACCAACGCCTGGTGGAAGTCAAAGACATGGTAGTAGACCCGCTTAGCGGTCGTGAAAAATCCGTAGTAAACCATCGTGAAACTCTCATGGCCCGGCATATGGTTGAAAAACTGAAAGACGCCTTTAAAACATGGATCTGGGAGGATGATACCCGCCGTAGTCAATTAGCGGAATTGTATAATGCCAAGTATAACTATATGCGATTACGCAGCTACGACGGCTCCCATATGCTCTTTCCAGGACTCAACCAAAGCATTACCCTTCGGTCCCATCAAAAAGACGCTATATGGCGTATTTTGCAAGAACCTACTGTCCTTTTAGGGCATCAGGTTGGAGCGGGGAAGACCTTGGTAATGCAAGCGGCCGGTATGGAGTTAAGACGAGTTGGTATGGCTCAAAAACCATGCTATTGCATTCCGACTTTCAATTTTGAAGACTTTGTGCAAAAGTTCCGGGATGCGTATCCAGAAGCAAGATTATTGGTATTGAAGGCAGAAGACCTGCCAGGTTTATCCGGGGTAAAAAAGTTTGCTGAAACACAACAAGAATATGACCAGCGGTGTCTTGAAAATCGCGCTTTACGGTACGGGAAATTGTACCGTATCATTGCCGGAGATTGGGATGGCGTAATCATTAGCCATGAACTGTTCCGCCGGCTGGCTGTATCCGAAGAATTAGAGCGCGAATTTATCATGATGCAGGTTCATGACTTGGAGTGCTGCATTTTAGAAGCGGAAGGTTCAGAAGAACGGTTTGATAAACGAATGCTTAAGTCCTTGGAAAAGCGGAAAATGAATCTGCTGGCTCGTTTAGAAGCACAACTGGACGCAGAAAAGCGAGACATTGGCATTCCTTTTGAAGAACTGGGTATTGATGCACTTTTCGTTGATGAATCAGATCTGTTTAAAAATCTTGCGTTTCCAACCAAAATGAGTCGGGTGGCTGGTGTGCAAAATTCCGGCAGTGAGCGGGCCATGGATTTATTCATGAAAGTTCGTTGGCTGTGCCGGGAAGGAAGAAAAGTAGTATTTGCCACAGGTACGCCAATCTCCAATACGGTAGCGGAAATGTTCACATTGAAACGCTATTTGTATTATGAGGAAATGCAAAAACGCGGCCTGGCTTGTTTTGATGCCTGGGCGGCCACGTTTGGGGAAGTTATCAATTCCTTGGAACGTTCTCCAGACGGACAAAGCTGGAGAACCGTCAGCCGGTTTGCCAATTTTATCAATGTCCCTGAAATGATCAGCATGTTTCGGAATTTCGCAGATATCAAAATGGAGAAGGATCTAAACTTGCCGAAGCCGACTCTTGAAACCGGCAGCCGCATAGTAGTCACCATTAACCCTTCGCCAGAACTTCGACAATATGTTGAAAAAGACATTATGGAACGCGTAGAGAAAATCCGTAATGGCTCTGTGAAACCGGAAGAAGATAATATGCTGAAAGTAACAGGGGATATGCGCAAGGCTTCCTTGGATATTCGGCTGGTACTTCCAGGAGCAAAGGTGGAAGGCGCTGAATGCAGCAAGATTGACCGTTTGGTTGAGATTGTTAAGGAGAACTGGGAGTTAACCGCAGCGGAAAAAGGAGCGCAAGCTATCTTTTGCGATATCTCAGTACCCAAGCCCGGCGCTGCTAAACCAACTCTTACCGAATCAGCAAACGAAGAGGATACAGAACAGCAAGATATTGTTGTGTATGAGGACATTTATCGAAAGCTGGTTAAGGCCGGTATTCCACAAGAAGAGATCGTCTTTGTGCATAGTGCAAAAACGGCAGCCAAAAAGCAAGAGCTGTTTAAGAAGCTCAATGAAGGGATTTACCGGGTGATTATCGGCTCTACGGGTAAGATGGGAGCCGGCGCTAATTATCAAGATCGGTTATATGCCGAGCACCATTTAGATTGCCCCTGGCGCCCGCGAGATATCGAGCAGCGCGAAGGCCGTATATTGCGGCAGGGCAATCGTTTTAAAGAAGTTCGCATATATGCCTATGTTACCGAACAGAGTGCGGACGGGTGGCTCTGGCAGACCGTAAAAGGAAAAGCGCGATTCATTGCCCAAGCGCTGTGCGGTGATTTAACGCAGCGCACCTTAGCCGATATGGAGCAGACTGTATTAGGCTTTGCCGAGATTGAAGCCTTGGCAACGGGAAATCCAATGATACTTGAAAAGTTTCAAGTAGAAGGGGATATTGAACGGCTACAAGCCTTGAAATCAAAGTGGATCAATGACCGCTTTAGAATGCGTGATGGCCTATTGGATATACCAAAACATATTGAGTCCCTAGAGCGGAAAATTGCCGGGTATCAAAGTGATATTGCTAATCGAATTCCTACGAAAGGGGATACGTTTAGCATTGAGCTGGGTGGCGTTGTTTATACGAGCCGTACGGACGCGCAGAGCGTTCTAAACAAGTGGTATGAGCAAAACGCTACTAAATACCTGCAAAAAGTTTTGGAAGAGTCTATAGGCACGTTCGCCGGTTTTGAGGTGCGGGCGGGTGTTCGCTGGTTCTTTGAAAAGGCGGACTACTATTTAGAAGTGGTTGGATCACATCGATATCCTGCAGGTCCGTCCATTGCCAGTTTAGAGCGAGCAATTGCTCATCGACCGGAAGAAAGGCTTGAAGAAACCAAGACAAAGTTGAAACAGGCACGCGCCAAGTTGGCGGTATACCAAAATTGTTCGACTGATTCTTTTGAACAAGAAGAAGAATTAGAACGAGCTAAAAAACGGTTAGCTGAAATTGAAGCAGTTCTAGGAATCAATCAAACAGCTAATCAAGCATCATAA
- a CDS encoding prepilin peptidase — MNIDVILSILSSPWFLGFMGLLWGSFANVIILRLLEDKSINGRSHCPICQHTLGPLDLIPILSYIFLRGKCRYCGAHISLQYPFIEGLMSALWCGGALYFGLSIELLLYLGFSFLLVVLSAMDLSAQIVDDRIIIVGVIWGIATQWLSGNLSDALWGAGAGVGVSFAVYAFGLIWSRLRGYDEPSFGSGDITASLMIGVFLGPFHVLLAFYTGMILFGLLALSIYLICRTSISGLRMPFVPSLALAAFIQLFWSDSLYELVQQLLILY, encoded by the coding sequence ATGAACATTGATGTAATTCTTTCCATCTTGTCTTCCCCTTGGTTTCTTGGCTTCATGGGGTTGCTTTGGGGTAGTTTTGCTAATGTGATTATTCTGAGGCTGCTTGAAGACAAGTCCATTAACGGCCGGAGTCATTGTCCTATCTGTCAGCATACATTAGGTCCACTTGATTTAATTCCCATTCTTAGCTATATCTTTTTGCGAGGGAAATGCCGCTACTGTGGAGCGCATATTTCGCTGCAGTATCCATTTATCGAAGGTTTAATGTCTGCTCTTTGGTGTGGAGGAGCGCTGTATTTTGGTCTCTCTATCGAACTACTTTTATATCTTGGGTTTTCCTTTTTGTTAGTAGTTTTGAGTGCAATGGATTTATCCGCGCAAATCGTAGATGATCGAATCATCATCGTTGGGGTTATCTGGGGGATTGCTACTCAATGGTTATCAGGTAACCTTAGTGACGCTTTATGGGGCGCCGGGGCGGGAGTAGGAGTATCCTTTGCAGTCTACGCTTTTGGGTTGATTTGGTCGCGCCTACGTGGGTATGACGAACCATCATTTGGTTCGGGAGATATTACCGCCTCCCTAATGATTGGTGTTTTTTTAGGCCCCTTCCATGTGCTGCTCGCATTTTATACAGGCATGATTCTTTTTGGGCTACTTGCCTTGTCTATTTATTTAATCTGCAGAACGTCCATTTCCGGTTTGCGAATGCCCTTTGTTCCATCATTAGCCTTAGCAGCCTTTATTCAATTATTCTGGTCTGATTCATTGTATGAATTAGTACAACAACTGCTTATTCTATATTGA
- a CDS encoding tyrosine-type recombinase/integrase translates to MPVYKRRISYRPKQKKATRALWTVADWVTHWYEHYKEPKHSPTTRQVQWVYIRLHIAPYFGLKFIHTLTTQDVQEFLNYLAKEGNKSKLKYANNNGNPLAPWTIKKIRALLMSSMEAAIKYDLIDKNPVRDTESIPVQTIKVAHFTLEQQTKFLEGTKNHRFHVAYQLLFYTGCRRSEVLGLSWNHVDFENSQINIQQVLVSINGVPHLKKYPKTKSSVRTIPLHPSLCKLLKQQKKLQEKEEKAATVWKNKDNLVFCNKDGSYHSPSYFLHNFKAAVRRLGLPKNLRVHSTRHSFATNLLQLGVALSDVQHLGGWADTRVVLEIYSHAVQVSQRKAVQKLFNHTK, encoded by the coding sequence TTGCCAGTTTATAAAAGAAGAATTTCTTATCGTCCTAAACAAAAAAAGGCCACCCGTGCACTATGGACGGTGGCGGATTGGGTTACGCATTGGTACGAACACTATAAGGAGCCAAAGCACTCCCCTACGACAAGACAAGTACAATGGGTATATATTCGACTGCACATTGCGCCTTATTTTGGTCTTAAATTTATTCATACTCTCACCACGCAAGATGTTCAGGAATTTTTAAACTATCTCGCCAAAGAAGGAAATAAATCCAAACTGAAATACGCCAACAACAATGGCAATCCACTAGCTCCATGGACTATAAAAAAAATCAGGGCCTTACTCATGTCCTCTATGGAAGCTGCGATTAAGTATGATCTAATCGATAAAAACCCAGTACGAGATACCGAGTCTATTCCTGTCCAAACCATTAAGGTAGCCCATTTTACTCTGGAGCAACAAACAAAGTTCTTGGAAGGTACGAAAAACCACCGTTTTCATGTCGCGTATCAGCTGTTGTTTTATACCGGCTGCCGGCGCTCCGAAGTCTTGGGATTGTCTTGGAATCATGTCGACTTTGAAAATTCACAGATCAATATACAACAAGTATTGGTTTCGATAAATGGCGTACCCCATTTGAAAAAATATCCTAAAACCAAGTCTTCTGTCCGTACTATTCCCCTGCATCCGTCCTTGTGCAAGCTTTTAAAACAACAAAAAAAGCTGCAAGAAAAAGAAGAGAAGGCTGCGACCGTATGGAAAAACAAAGACAATCTTGTTTTTTGCAATAAAGACGGATCCTATCATTCTCCTTCGTATTTCTTACATAATTTTAAAGCGGCAGTCCGACGTCTTGGATTGCCAAAAAATCTTCGTGTACATAGCACTAGGCATTCCTTTGCGACCAACCTACTGCAGTTGGGGGTTGCGCTATCCGATGTACAGCATTTGGGCGGCTGGGCCGATACCCGCGTGGTCTTAGAAATATATTCTCATGCCGTTCAAGTGTCCCAACGTAAAGCGGTTCAAAAATTATTCAATCATACGAAGTAA